A window from Triticum aestivum cultivar Chinese Spring chromosome 6D, IWGSC CS RefSeq v2.1, whole genome shotgun sequence encodes these proteins:
- the LOC123143245 gene encoding alpha/beta-gliadin MM1-like: MKTFLILALLAIVATTATIAVRVPVPQLQPQNPSQQQPQEQVPLVQQQQFPGQQQPFPPQQPYPQPQPFPSQQPYLQLQPFPQPQLPYPQPQLPYPQPQPFRPQQPYPQPQPQYSQPQQPISQQQQQQQQQILQQILQQQLIPCRDVVLQQHNIAHGRSQVLQQSTYQLVQQLCCQQLWQIPEQSRCQAIHNVVHAIILHHHQQQQQQQQPLTQVSFQQPQQQYPSGQGSFQPSQQNPQAQGSVQPQQLPQFEEIRNLALETLPAMCNVYIPPYCTIAQVGIFGTN, encoded by the coding sequence ATGAAGACCTTTCTCATCCTTGCCCTCCTTGCTATTGTAGCAACCACCGCCACAATTGCAGTTAGAGTTCCAGTGCCACAATTGCAGCCACAAAATCCATCTCAGCAACAACCACAAGAGCAAGTTCCATTGGTACAACAACAGCAATTTCCAGGGCAGCAACAACCATTTCCACCACAACAACCATATCCGCAGCCGCAACCATTTCCATCACAACAACCATATCTGCAGCTGCAACCATTTCCACAGCCGCAACTACCATATCCGCAGCCGCAACTACCATATCCGCAGCCGCAACCATTTCGACCACAACAACCATATCCACAACCGCAACCACAGTATTCGCAACCACAACAACCAATTtcgcagcagcaacaacaacaacaacaacaaatcctTCAACAAATTTTGCAACAACAACTGATTCCATGCAGGGATGTTGTATTGCAACAACACAACATAGCGCATGGAAGGTCACAAGTTTTGCAACAAAGTACTTACCAGCTGGTGCAACAATTGTGTTGTCAGCAGCTGTGGCAGATCCCCGAGCAGTCGCGGTGCCAAGCCATCCACAATGTTGTTCATGCTATTATTctgcatcatcatcaacaacaacaacaacaacaacaaccgttGACCCAGGTCTCCTTCCAACAGCCTCAACAACAATATCCATCAggccagggctccttccagccatcTCAGCAAAACCCACAGGCCCAGGGCTCTGTCCAGCCTCAACAACTGCCCCAGTTTGAGGAAATAAGGAACCTAGCGCTAGAGACGCTACCTGCAATGTGCAATGTCTATATCCCTCCATATTGCACCATTGCTCAAGTTGGCATCTTCGGTACTAACTGA